The following coding sequences lie in one Halorarum halophilum genomic window:
- a CDS encoding alpha/beta hydrolase produces the protein MTEGPHADQQVVTAGADLADARAAVVMVHGRGATARSILGMASEFGTDHVAYLAPQAANHTWYPHSFLEETEKNQPHLDSALEFLGETVKRAADAVGHDRVALLGFSQGACLSSEWVARNARRYGGVVAFSGGLVGPEGTPREYEGDLDGTPAFLGCSDVDPHIPLERVHETRDVFEDLGAEVDERIYEGMGHGVNEEELAAAKGIVTSLERE, from the coding sequence ATGACTGAGGGTCCCCACGCCGACCAGCAGGTCGTCACGGCCGGCGCCGACCTGGCGGACGCACGGGCGGCGGTGGTGATGGTCCACGGCCGCGGCGCGACCGCTCGGAGCATCCTCGGGATGGCCAGCGAGTTCGGCACCGACCACGTCGCCTACCTCGCGCCCCAGGCGGCGAATCACACCTGGTACCCCCACTCGTTCCTGGAGGAGACGGAGAAGAACCAGCCCCACCTGGACTCCGCGCTCGAGTTCCTCGGCGAGACGGTCAAACGCGCTGCCGACGCGGTGGGTCACGATCGTGTCGCCCTGCTCGGCTTCTCGCAGGGCGCGTGCCTCTCCTCGGAGTGGGTCGCCCGGAACGCCCGGCGCTACGGCGGCGTCGTCGCGTTCTCCGGCGGACTCGTCGGTCCGGAGGGGACCCCCCGGGAGTACGAGGGCGACCTCGACGGGACGCCGGCGTTCCTCGGCTGTTCGGACGTCGATCCCCACATCCCGCTGGAGCGCGTCCACGAGACCCGGGACGTGTTCGAGGACCTCGGCGCCGAGGTCGACGAGCGCATCTACGAGGGCATGGGCCACGGCGTCAACGAGGAGGAACTCGCCGCCGCGAAGGGCATCGTGACGAGCCTGGAGCGGGAGTAA
- the cofC gene encoding 2-phospho-L-lactate guanylyltransferase — MRAIVPFAAERPKTRLADVLTASERRSFADAMLSDVLDALRAADFSPHLLATERQDRDVAQTVDDRPLTEAVNDALREHGASDDEPVAVVMADLALATPAALSRLTAGGDVVIAPGRGGGTNALVVRHPEFRVDYHGASYLDHLRAARDVGASVREVDSWRLATDVDEPEDLVEVLLHGEGASRDWLVDAGFELDTSDGRVGLTRSE; from the coding sequence ATGCGCGCGATCGTGCCGTTCGCGGCCGAGCGGCCGAAGACGCGCCTCGCGGACGTTCTGACGGCGTCCGAGCGCCGATCCTTCGCCGACGCGATGCTGAGCGACGTGCTCGACGCGCTTCGGGCGGCCGACTTCTCGCCCCACCTGCTCGCCACCGAGCGACAGGACCGCGACGTCGCTCAGACGGTGGACGACCGGCCGCTGACCGAGGCGGTGAACGACGCGCTCCGCGAGCACGGCGCCTCCGACGACGAACCGGTCGCCGTCGTGATGGCCGACCTCGCGCTCGCCACGCCCGCCGCGCTCTCGCGACTGACCGCCGGCGGCGACGTGGTGATCGCGCCGGGGCGCGGCGGCGGGACGAACGCGCTCGTCGTCCGACACCCGGAGTTCCGGGTGGACTACCACGGCGCCTCGTACCTGGACCACCTCCGGGCCGCGCGGGACGTCGGCGCGAGCGTGCGCGAGGTGGACTCGTGGCGGCTCGCGACCGACGTGGACGAACCCGAGGACCTCGTGGAGGTGCTGCTGCACGGGGAGGGCGCGTCGCGGGACTGGCTCGTCGACGCGGGGTTCGAACTGGATACGAGCGACGGCAGGGTTGGCCTTACTCGGTCGGAATAG